The Spirosoma oryzicola region AAACGTGATCTGCCACTGGCGTGCGCGCCATTTAGGCTTCGTTAGCACCTCCAACAAAATGTCCTGCCCCTTGTCAAAAATATCAAGCCGAGCGACGCAGGCCAACCGAACCCCATCCGCAAACGAGGGAAACGACGATACCTCACTGGCGTCAAAAGAAACATTGACTGGATTAAAAACGACTTTGGCGTTCGGTAAGGGCAGGCTAAGCTGCCAGCGCGTCAGTTCGACATTATGTTGTGACACAAAAAAACAGCGCACTGCCGATTGATAAGCCCGTTGAATCATCGGTCGATCGCCATCGTACGGATACAGACAGTGAACGGCTTTCTGCGCGATCAATACGTAAGGAAGATTCTGATGGCGGCACAGGTCGGCAAATTTGATTCCGTCAAAATTATTGCCTTGCGCTACAATCGTCAGATGAGGGCGAATTACTTGCAAAGCCTTTTTCAATAATTGTAACGTTCCGTCCTGCCCATTCAACCAACGATACGGCACCAGCCGGTTTCGGAGTCGCCTTAGTACCGGAAGCAACTGATACAGATCGGTGACTGTGCAACCAGCATCCCGCAAGGCAATTATACGAGGGTGATGCGGATTGACATTCGTTTTGAAAACATGCACCTGATGCCCCGACTGGATCAAAAAATGGGCCGCACGAGCCCAAAGTTCTTCACTACCTCCCCAATCGACAGGACAGGAACTAACAATTACAAACCGCATCCGTATAGCTATCTTTCGCTTCACTAAATTTTCAGAACCACTTCGTCATCAACAGCTTGTAACGATCGGTAAACAGCACAAAACTGGCACGAGAGCAGACATGCACCTTGTATAGTCTTATGATAGAGTATCCCTATTTATCTACTAATAAAAACAAACTATCTATCATATATAGTATCTAGTTATTAAGCGGTAGGCAAGAGTAAAAAAAGGTCAAATTATAACTATTTTGGTATACTTATTTTATACAAACAATACTTTAGTAAATATCCTTTCGTTGTCAGCAGCACTATTAGATCGAATGGTAACTTACCAAAAGGATAGCAAAAGGCCATGCACAGTTTTTATTAACAGTGCATGGCTTTTAACTCGTATCTATGCGATGTAGATTTCTGTAGTCGGGATGTTTGGGTACAGACCGAAGTAATAGAAAGGATGTATCAATCGACTCGATAACGATTCAATTAGACACAGCG contains the following coding sequences:
- a CDS encoding glycosyltransferase family 4 protein, whose amino-acid sequence is MRFVIVSSCPVDWGGSEELWARAAHFLIQSGHQVHVFKTNVNPHHPRIIALRDAGCTVTDLYQLLPVLRRLRNRLVPYRWLNGQDGTLQLLKKALQVIRPHLTIVAQGNNFDGIKFADLCRHQNLPYVLIAQKAVHCLYPYDGDRPMIQRAYQSAVRCFFVSQHNVELTRWQLSLPLPNAKVVFNPVNVSFDASEVSSFPSFADGVRLACVARLDIFDKGQDILLEVLTKPKWRARQWQITFFGAGPHRQAVEELTRFLNIADRTHFAGHVPNPAVIWQTHHALILPSRSEGLPLAMVETMLCSRPSIVTNVGGVAELLTDNETGFLAATPTADAIDDALERAWQRLADWPQMGARARQYALDRVPADAIEQFGHQLLQLVNHTEPAPNLVLQ